The Alphaproteobacteria bacterium genomic interval TTGATAAGGCCAAGGGCAAGAAGGCGGCAAAGAAGAAGGCCAAGAAGACCGCTTTCAAGAAAAAGACCGAGAAGGCCGCAGCGGCGGAAGAAACAGATAACGGCGAAAAGGCGCCCGCCGGGAAGGCCAAGAGCGAGGCTGCGCCGAATGATGCGATCAGGCTGGATGAGGCGGGGGAAGCCGATCTGCCCAAGCCGCCGGACGAGCTGCCCGAACCGCCGGATGCGCCCGGCGTAGAGACCGGCAAGCCTGCCGCAGCCCCCGCACCTGAGCCTGCTGCTGAGCCTGCGCCCAAGGTGGAGGAAAAGGTAGAAACGAAGGTTGAGGTAAAAACGCCGGAAAAAGTGAAACCGGAACCGGCGGAAGCTGCTGCTCCGGCCCCGGAAAAGGCCGCCGCACCGCAGGAAGATACGATCCCGCTGCCCTTTATGTTGCCCGCCGCGCCGGATGAAACGCCGCCCGCAACCGAAGCCGCGCCGGAAGAAAACAAGGCCGAAAGCAAACCGCAAACCGATGCGCTGCCCGGCGCTGAACCGCCGCCGGCTAAGGAATAAAAACGCTGCGGGCCTGACCGGCCCTAGTTATGCTGCTTGATGAAGCTGCGCACGATCGGGTAGATGGCGTTGCGCCACGTGCCGCCGTTGAAGATGCCGTAATGGCCGACCTTTTCCTGCAAATGATGCTGCTTTTTGTCTTCAGGGAGGCCCGAACACATCGCGTGTGCCGCCACAGTCTGGCCGGGGGCAGAGATGTCATCAAGCTCGCCTTCAATAGTCAGCAGCGCGGTTTTCGTGATTGCGGCGGGGTCAACGGTCATGTGTCGCCATTTGAACGTGCCGTTCGGCAATGATTTTTCGATGAACACGCGATCGACCGTTTGCAGGTAGAATTCGCCCGTGACATCCATGACCGCAAGATATTCATCGTAGAACGTACGGTGGCGTTCGGCGCTCTCGCCGTCACCGCGGATCAGGTGCTGGAAGTATTCTTCGTGCGCCTTCATATGGCGGCCGAGATTCATGAGCATGAAGCTGCTGAGCTGGATATAGCCGGGATAAACTTCGCGCGTCGCACCGGGGTAGTTGACCGGCACGCGGGAGACCAGATGGTCGCGGAACCATTCGATCGGATGCTTATCGGCGAGCTGCGTCACTTCGGTTTCGGCGGCGCTGGCATCAATCGGGCCGCCCATCAGCGTCATGCTGCGGGGCTGGTGGGGGTCGTTCATCTGCGCCAGCAGCGCGGCGGCGCACAGCACCGGCACGGCGGGCTGGCACACGGCCACGACATGCACATCGGGACCGAGCAGGCGGATATAGTCCATCACATAGGTTATGTAATCTTCGAGATCGAACTTGCCGCGGAATACGGGCACGGTGTTGGCATTGACCCAATCGGTGATGAATACATCATGGTCCGGCAGCATGGCTTCAACCGTGCCGCGCAGAAGCGTGGCATAGTGGCCGGACATCGGCGCCACGATCAGTACGCGCGGATCGTTGCGCTCAACAAGCCTTTGGAAATGAAGGAGGCGGCAGAAAGGTTTGTTACGATCGGTCAGGACATCTTCGACGATTTCGACCGTTTCGCCATCGACCTCGGTGGTCTTGAGGCCGAATTCCGGTTTGCGGTACTGGCGCGTGACGCGCTCGAATATCTCAAGCCCCGCCGCCCAGCTGCGGCCCATGCGCGTGTATGACGAGGGCAGCATGGGGTGGTTGAGCATATATTGGCCGGCTTCGGCCGCCATGCGCCACGGTGCGATCAGTGCGCGCATGTTTTCGTACATCTGATAGGAAAGCGGCTGCAGCCATTTGCGAAACGGCTGGTTGGCCACCAAAGGCTTCACAAGTTCCGCATAGTTAATGTCAGCCATAACCCCTACCTAACCGGTTTGATAATTATTTCAAGGCCATAATATCAGGGGCGCTGTAAGATAAGGTTAAGGGCGGGGACGATTTGAAGGACTGAGCAGCAAGATAAAAAGCAGGAACCAGAACCACTTGCCGAAGAAACTTTCTTCGGGTTCCGGTTCGCCCATCGCAACAATTTCCTGTTTGCGCTTAGGATCTTTGCGCAATTCATCCGCATCGACGCGGCGCAGGTGTTTCTTGTGGCGCTGCAGCCTGTGCTTTTCCTCCGCTTCGACAATGCGGTTGAAGGCGCGGCGTTCGTCGGCTTCGGCTGCGCCAATTTCGCCTACCAGGCTGGCGAATCTGGCGTGGCCGGCGGTGTCGAGTCCGCTGCCGCCAAGACCTGCCAGCATTCCGCGCAGGCTAAGCAACTTGATGTTGCGGTGTTTCCACGACTGCACGAGGCGGGGGATGCGGTATTCCGCCCAGCGAATGTTAAATGCCATGCCTAACCCTTTGATGTTCCCATCAAAAGGTAATACAAAAGCATCAAGCAAGTATTTATTTTGGACTTACGGAATTAGTTTCACAAAGGAATCAAGGCATTGCGTTTGTGAGCCGCGCAGCTTTATCCGAGGTGAAAAGCCGGTCGATCAGGATGCCCTGCGGCGTTGCGCCTGGCCCGTAAAGCTGTTCGTTCCATTCATGGCGGGGCCATATCACGGAACCGTCAAGCGAAACGCCGATATAAAGGCCGGCAGTTTTTGCGAAGGCGTACATATCGGAGTTGATACCGACACCGGTCGAGGCTTGCACGCCCTTGCCAACCTCGCCTGCCGCGACGCTGGCATCGGCGCCAAGCGTGGCGCGCCGGTCGATCACGGCATTCAGGCCGCGCTCCGTCATGATGGCGACGATGATTTCCTGTTGCTGTCCGCCGAATTGCAGACCCCAATTGATGCCGCCGATGGTGTAGAAGGCGGGCGCGCTCCAGCTGCCCGTGGTGGCGTCACGCGTGATCAGCACGCCGTTGCCGCCGCGCCCGCCGAAAATGAATGCTGCGCGCAGCATGTTGGGGAAGATCAAGAGCGCTTTGGCCCGCGTCGATAGATCGAGCAGAGTTGTAAATTCCGGATCGGAATACATGCGCTCCGCCGTCGTGGCGGAATTGTTGATGATGCGCTCGGGCTCGGTGCTGAGATCGTCGCTGTTGTAGCAGGCCGCGAGCGGCAGGGCTGCGAGCAGTACGGCGAACGTAAACAGACGGGAAAGAAAGCGAATCGGGCGCATGGAAACCTCCGGGTTCATTCCCGGATAAAGCTGGAACAGCTTTATGTCAATTTTTCGAAGCGCCATATGGCGCTTGGCGGGAAGTTCAGCCACACCCGGCGGATAATCCGGGCCCTGAGCCCGAGCTTTTTCAGGATTGCGGTCGGTACCGGGCAGAACAGGCCATAGGTGAATTGTATGAAAGCGCCGCCCGGCACGAGGCAGGAAAACGCCTCTGCGAGGATGCGGGCGCGCATGGCAGGGCGCATGTTAAGCAGGGGCAGCCCGGAAATGACCGCCTTGACCGGCGGTACTTGCCCGCCGTGCCCAAGCAGGGAGCGCAGCGATGCGGCGTGCCCGCGCAAAATTTTTCCTACCTGCGGGAACGTATCTTTCAGATAGGCGTGCAGGTGCCTGTCCCGCTCAATGATAACGAGGTTGCTTGCTTCCACGCCTTGCGCAAGCAGCGTGCGCGTGATGCCGCCGGTGCCGCCGCCAAGCTCGACAACCAATCCCGGCAACGCCGGATCAATCTCCCGCGCCATAAAGCGGCCGAGCACGGGGCCGCTGGGTGCGATCGCGCCTATGCGGTCGGGCCGCCGCGACAGCCGCGAGAGAAAAACAAGCGCATCCTGCATAGGGTTATTGCACCGCCACGATCGTGCAGATGACGATAAGTTCGACAAGTTGCTGAAGGCCGCCGAGCAGGGGGCCGTTATAGCCGCCCATCAGCTTGCCGCCGAGCAAGATGACACAGATCGCGGCAAGGATGCCGATGCCGAGCGGGATGCCCGCCGCAGGCCCGAGCGCACCGAACACAATCGCGCCGCCAAGCATCACGGCCATCAGCACGCGCAGCCCCGGCGGCTGGCCAAAATGGTCGGACACGGGATCGTTCGGCAGCGGGTGCAGCCATGCGGCCGCGACCGACATGACGGCGTGTGACCAGGCGCAGGAAGCGATCAGGGTTATGAACACAAGTTCACTGTTGTTGATGCTGCCGATCGCGAACACCTTGAGCAGGATGGCAAGGATCACGGCAAAGGTGCCGTAGCGGATCGAGCGGTCTTCCTTCAGCCAGCCAACGCGGCGCGATTTATCGCCCGCATCGCCATACTGGTTCGCCAGCGTGGCGAGCTCTTCTTCATGCAGCGCGCGCGTCAGCCACATCATGGCGGATACCGCGAGCGCGGCCGTGATAGTGGAAGGCATGCCGAGCCAGCCGGTGACGGTTTCAACCGTCGCGCCGAAAGCGCCGATCACGGCCCCGATCACAGGGAACCACGCCATCGAGCGGGCGATCAGCGCCTTTTCCGGCGTACGGCGCAACGGAATGCGGATGCGGGTGAGGTATTTGGTGGCGATGATCAGCTCGGCCACCCAGCTTACGGCATTCAGCCTGCCGACCGCTTGCGGCAGCTGTGTTGTTCCGGCGTTACCGGTGGGGTCGCTATCGGGCTGGGTATCCATGAGCCCTGTTATAGCAAGCCGCGCGGGGGAAGCAATTGGGGCCTGCAAAGGCTTGCGGCGCTGTACTGGCGGGAAAATCGTGATAGTGTGCCGCCCGTCAGAAATTGCCGGAGTTCGATGTGGCAGCGCCACGCGTCTTATATATTGCATCCAACCGTATCGGTGACGGGATTTTATCGACCGGCGTGCTGCAGCGCATGGCCGAAACCATGCCGGATGCGCGTTTTACAGTGGCTTGCGGGCCGCTATGCGTATCGCTTTTCGAAAAGGCGCCGCGTATCGATGCCGTGATCAGCCTTAAAAAGCAACGCTACAACATGCACTGGGTGAAGTTGTGGCGTTTGTGCGCGGCGACACACTGGGATCTGATTGTCGATTTGCGCAACAGCATCGTCACGCGTTTGTTGCGCGCGCGGCGCAAGGCATACCGTGCGGGCGGCGGCGAGGAACACAAGGTTGTGCAAAACGCGGCCGTCGCCGGTTTCGACCCACCGCCCTCGCCGCATATCTGGCTGACGACCGACGACCGGTTGCGCGCACACCATATGATGCCGCCGCATGCGGCGACCGTTGCGCTCGGCCCCGCCGCCAATTGGGCGGCCAAGCAATGGCCGGCGGAAAAGTTTGCAGAACTTGTCGCGCGCTTGCGCGCGCCGGGCGGGCTTTTTCCGGATGCCCATGTGTTGATCCTTGCCGCGGCATCGGAACGCGAACAGATCAAGACGGTTTGTGAAGCCGTGCCGGACGACAGGCGCATCGAGCTGATCGGCGGCGAATTGCGCGTCGCTGCCGCCTGCCTGCAGGCGTGCAAGCTTTTTATCGGCAACGATTCTGGCTTGATGCATCTGGCGGCTGCCATTGGCACGCCGACGCTGGGGCTTTTCGGGCCCGGCTATGAAAAAATGTACGGGCCATGGGGCAAACATACGGCCGTTGTGCGCACGCCGGAAAGCGCGGCCGAGCTTTGGGCGCGTTTGCCATACCCCGGCGCTTCCGAACCCAACTTGATGAACAGCCTTGCCGTGGAAACCGTGGAACAGGCCACAAAGCATCTTTTGTTAAAGATACGTCAATGATCATAGGCTAAAAAGGCATGTTGCCCCTTGTGGCCAAGAGGCATGGACACACGCAGTTTTTGTATCTACCATCTTGATTCAACACGGATTCTTGCCAATCACCTTCGCCCGGTCATGACCCAGCGCCTTGCCATAACCCGGATTGTTGCCTACGGCGTCTGCCCGCTTTTGCTTGCGGTTGGCGGTGTCGGGCTTTGGCGCCTGTTCGCTTGGGTATCCTTGCAAGAACAGCTCGATCGGTTTGAGCTGGTCAGCAACCTTGCTTGGGCCGTGGCGCCGCTGGCGCTTTTTGCGCTGATCGCTGCGTTCTGCGGTGTCGCGCTCGGCAGCATGCGCGCGACGGGCGACTATCAGGCCCGCATCGACGGGCTGCAGCAGCGGCTGCGCTACCACGAAGACCTTGTGCGGCTGGTGGCCGATAGCCGGCCGGGCGCGACCGCAATCATCGATGTCGAAGGGCGCTACTGGTTCGTGAACACGGTTTCCGCCGCCCGGCATGGCATGAACCCGAAGGAAATGGTCGGCCGAAATATCGATAAGGTGCTTGGCCAGCAGGAAAGCCAGAAATTGCGCGCGCGGTTGCAGCAGGTACGCGACAGCAAAATGCCGCTCGATACCATCGACCGCATCAAAGGGCAGGGCAGCGAACATTACGTACGCTCCAGCATCATTTCCCTGCCGGATGTCACGGGCCTTTCCGGCGCCGTGCTCGTGAACGAAGATGACGTTACTTCGCTGATGGTCGAGCGCGAAGCGCGCGAACGCATGTTCCGTCAGGTGATCGATACGCTGGTCGCGGTGGTTGACCGGCGCGATCCGTATGCGGCCGGGCATTCCGCCCGCGTAGGCCAGATCGCGCGCGCAATCGCCGAGGAAATGCGCTTGCCGACCGAGCAGATCGAAACCGCCGAGATTGCGGGGCTGTTGATGAATTTCGGCAAGGTTCTGGTGCCGCGCGATATTCTGACCAAAACCGCCGCGCTTTCGGGCGACGAGCTGAAGCAGGTGCGGGACAGTATTTTGACATCGGCCGATATTCTCGCGCTGATCGGCTTTTCCCAGCCGGTGGTGCCGACGTTACGGCAAGTGCTGGAGCGCTATGACGGT includes:
- the phaZ gene encoding polyhydroxyalkanoate depolymerase; this encodes MYENMRALIAPWRMAAEAGQYMLNHPMLPSSYTRMGRSWAAGLEIFERVTRQYRKPEFGLKTTEVDGETVEIVEDVLTDRNKPFCRLLHFQRLVERNDPRVLIVAPMSGHYATLLRGTVEAMLPDHDVFITDWVNANTVPVFRGKFDLEDYITYVMDYIRLLGPDVHVVAVCQPAVPVLCAAALLAQMNDPHQPRSMTLMGGPIDASAAETEVTQLADKHPIEWFRDHLVSRVPVNYPGATREVYPGYIQLSSFMLMNLGRHMKAHEEYFQHLIRGDGESAERHRTFYDEYLAVMDVTGEFYLQTVDRVFIEKSLPNGTFKWRHMTVDPAAITKTALLTIEGELDDISAPGQTVAAHAMCSGLPEDKKQHHLQEKVGHYGIFNGGTWRNAIYPIVRSFIKQHN
- a CDS encoding SAM-dependent methyltransferase, encoding MQDALVFLSRLSRRPDRIGAIAPSGPVLGRFMAREIDPALPGLVVELGGGTGGITRTLLAQGVEASNLVIIERDRHLHAYLKDTFPQVGKILRGHAASLRSLLGHGGQVPPVKAVISGLPLLNMRPAMRARILAEAFSCLVPGGAFIQFTYGLFCPVPTAILKKLGLRARIIRRVWLNFPPSAIWRFEKLT
- a CDS encoding glycosyltransferase family 9 protein, which produces MAAPRVLYIASNRIGDGILSTGVLQRMAETMPDARFTVACGPLCVSLFEKAPRIDAVISLKKQRYNMHWVKLWRLCAATHWDLIVDLRNSIVTRLLRARRKAYRAGGGEEHKVVQNAAVAGFDPPPSPHIWLTTDDRLRAHHMMPPHAATVALGPAANWAAKQWPAEKFAELVARLRAPGGLFPDAHVLILAAASEREQIKTVCEAVPDDRRIELIGGELRVAAACLQACKLFIGNDSGLMHLAAAIGTPTLGLFGPGYEKMYGPWGKHTAVVRTPESAAELWARLPYPGASEPNLMNSLAVETVEQATKHLLLKIRQ
- a CDS encoding PAS domain S-box protein, with product MDTRSFCIYHLDSTRILANHLRPVMTQRLAITRIVAYGVCPLLLAVGGVGLWRLFAWVSLQEQLDRFELVSNLAWAVAPLALFALIAAFCGVALGSMRATGDYQARIDGLQQRLRYHEDLVRLVADSRPGATAIIDVEGRYWFVNTVSAARHGMNPKEMVGRNIDKVLGQQESQKLRARLQQVRDSKMPLDTIDRIKGQGSEHYVRSSIISLPDVTGLSGAVLVNEDDVTSLMVEREARERMFRQVIDTLVAVVDRRDPYAAGHSARVGQIARAIAEEMRLPTEQIETAEIAGLLMNFGKVLVPRDILTKTAALSGDELKQVRDSILTSADILALIGFSQPVVPTLRQVLERYDGTGVPEGRQGENILLTARIVMVANAFVALVSPRAHRPGIGPQGALESMHGEAGSAFDPGIVDALRAYIKNSKHKLEWLAVA